Within Acanthochromis polyacanthus isolate Apoly-LR-REF ecotype Palm Island chromosome 3, KAUST_Apoly_ChrSc, whole genome shotgun sequence, the genomic segment taccgcatcctctgatttccggcgctctaggagcctattcgttgcgctgattggttgtatacctacccaattgctgcagagtgatttgatagataaccttttagcccgcctccctccctgtagcgtgcctagacccttgtgccttcagaacatgggtctagcgcggctaggctaggataACTCAGCAAACCTTGGCGATCTCCTGACTTTCTCCTTAGTGCCACCATGTGGTTAACAGCTTGGATTTTATTCAAATATTTCAGTAATTATTGGGAAGTCAGGTGTTTataaaaaacagatattttctaTACAAATTCATGGTATTCAGGAATAAATTGCAATGATGTTTTAGCAAATATCAGTTTGTCCAGTAGTTTTGCTTATGACCAATCTGCAAAACGGAGGACATTCTAATCCTCAGCTGTTCTTTGTGTTTAACGCTCATTAGCAAATattatgttagcatgctaaactAAATGGGCGAACCTTATGCCTGCAGACGtcaacatgttagcatgctaatgtgaGTTTCTACCACAAAGCACAGCTAGAACTGACTACAGCCTCACAGAACAGAAACTTCAAGTTACCCCTTGTTTTGTAATAGATTTTGTTCATATGATAAAAGTTTGCTTTCAGTTTATCTTAAAGGTGTTGGATTTAAATGAGGTCAGGCTTCTGCACGGCTTCTTTGTGCATGAGGGATGGTCAGATTAATAAAGCAAAGCGCCTCTCCTAAACCCAAAGTCTACAGAACCTTATTGTCTAAACTGTTGTTGCATGTGGTAACAATGTTTTCTTCAATATGAACTGAAAAATCAAAtgcaaacttttaaaaatgtcaattcTGAATATTCTTTCTTGTGTCACTGTTGCAGACGGAGTAGCAACACCAGCTTCTGCACAGAGTCAAAGGAGTGTCTGGAATATGAGCTGGTCTGCAAAACAGATGAGTATGAAGTGAGTGAAAACCAGCCATCAGCCAGCTCAAATACACGCATCTCCTGCTCATCAGGCTTTTATTTCTCACGCACTATCGGTACATGTGTGTTTCCGCTCAGGTGCGACACTACAGTCCGACTCGCTGGCTGTCAACAGATGCCGAAGCCTATTTCATGGGAGTGGGAGCAGCCATGGCTTTCAGGAGACTTTTCCAGTACATCACAGGAGCCAATGAAGCAGGTAGAATCAGGACAGgagggagcagcagcagctttgacGGGGGTtctttgctgtgtttattttaacCGTGTGCGTCTTGGGCAGGCGTCCAGATGGAGATGACCGCCCCCGTCCTGGTCAAGATCCCGGAGGAGACCAAGATGTGGGAGCCGGCTATCTACACGCTCAACTTCCCGCTGCCTGCAGCCTATCAGGACAAGCCGCCTGCACCCACCAATGACAAGGTGAGTGAAGGGGGGATGTGAAGCACCTGTATGGAGTTGGCTGACTGCCCTTTCCTGTATTGAGGTCAAATGCTGTTTAGCGCCTCAGTACTTTTGTGTAACTTAATCTGTGATTTTGCTTGAAGATCAATAGAGAGGATTGATTCCAGTGCTGCTCAGCAAAATAGAAACAGATCACGGTGGTTCAGGAAGTGCCTCTGTCCTGTCCTGCTTTTACATTTCATAACCTTTACATAAGAAGCTTCAGACACTGATAGATTAATAATGTCACTGTATAATGCTCAGTTCAGTGTCACTAGCAGGTCAGTTGacgttttgtggtgattttttatttttttgaccatttcTTTGATGAAGCTttgaccctcctgttgtcttcatttgtggacaccaaaaacattgtttccttttctgacaaaaaatcccaaaaattcagcaaaaaaattccccaaatttatgaaaatttgcaaaaccttcaggaagaaaattccaataattccctaAAAATTTCTCTTCAAagtgattattttaaaaaaaatccccaaagttggcaagaaaattcttgcaaatattttcaaaaaatgagtaaaaatcttccaaaaaatcctaaaaaatatctaaagtgattacatacatgaagagttcatttgcaaaaacgggtaactccgttttcagaaagctcatttttttattgtttatttgagataataataataataataataacactaataatttattttttctctattttgtcatgtatttttctactgagtcaaatccactcaacttcagtttaaTTGATactatctcaagtaaacaataaaaagttttttgaaaatttatcaaaacggagttaaccgtttttgcaaatgaactcttcatatatcagtaaaatttatgttttctttaagaagattcacagaaaatcaaccaaaatccaatgaatttcattggattttggttgatttttttgtgtgaatattcttaaagaaacatttttttcacatttcttcttttccactgaaaaatgttcaaaaatttcaccaaaatgttgagaatgtggacatcaaaagtttccctatgaaaacatattttcccacattttcaaactttaaaacgggtcaatttgacccacaggatgacacaagggttaatCGTAATAATCTAAATATATATTATGCCAAAAGGGGTGCTAGTAACAGACAGAATGCCTTGTAATGTGACATGTCTCGTTAGATCCTACACGAAATTTTCAGGTTAAAGCTCAGCAAAAGTAAGTACAAGCACATCTACATCTATTCTGCTCTGCTGAGTCCAAAACTAAGTGTGAAAAAagtaatatttacaaaaaaattaatttcaccaacttttgaccAAAATGTTTTGGGAATTAATCACATGATTTAACCCTAAATATCAGTGGTGGAATGTAAAATGTTCATCTTCTCAAGTACTGGACTTTAAGGAACATGTACTTTACTGTTTCCATTTTACCCCACTGTATCTCAGAGGGAAGTCGTGTCTTAAATGTTCTTAAACCTGTATCCTTTCTGgcaaccagcagggggcgactcctttggttgcaaaaagaaatcaGACTGTATTGTATAAACTGGATTTGTTAcctcagaaaacattttcctcATAATTTTATGTGCTCAATCactagtttcaagtctcctttAACACAACATGATGttctttttgtaaattatggtcctaTTTTGAGAAAAGTGTACGATATAGCAGGTTGTGTTTCAGGATGTGGCGACCTTTTGATCGATACGTCGCTACCACATGGGTGCATGGTGTCCTTGAAGTGTCAGGCAGATCCACCCCTCATTCACCATGTTTCCATTGTGCCACCAAAACTAGTCTGACCCTTAGAGGTGCTCAGTCTGGAGCAGTGTTTTGGTCAGTAAGTACCacccacatgaatgccaggacccaaggtttccctgCAGAACTTTGCACTGTAATGAGATCATCAGTGTTATTAATCTCACCTGTCAGAGGTTTCAATGGATGGTGTTTGCACCGCACTTTACTTCTTGCAGTATATTCTGTAATGAAGCTTGTTGTTTGCTGATGTTGCGTCTGTGTCGACTGCACAGCTGTATTTCACCGAGATGCCGGAGATGGACGTGTACGTGAGGAGCTACGGAGGCTGGATGCTGTCGGTGACCTCCAGGCTTCACGCCCACCTGCTGACCAAAGAGCTGGAGAGAGTCCGAGCGCCCTACAATCACAGCTATCACTACGGAGTCGGCTATGACAGGTGGCACAGTCGTTTCTAACTTTCTTCTTGTTCACTGGGAATTGCTTACACATGTTCgtttagttctttttttttcttttttgctgtcgTCCATGTTTTGTACTTAGTGTGAACCAGCTGCCTGCTCTAAGGAGCCGTTAAGATCCTGatttcagaatcagctttaatggccaactacgtacacaacatacaaggaatttggtttcaactgttggtgtcaccctaggaatatggaagagaataataaaagataaagaaactATAGAAAAAAGGGGAACAGGGAGGGAAGaaatagtagtaataaaattaaatgtaagTCAATATATGCAGAAATTTACAGCTAGAAAGGAATATACAGTGTCCCCCAAAATATTTGACATGATTTCGCAGGTCAGTAATTTTGGTAATTCTTCTTGAACCAACCTcagattttcacagaatgtatagaaacagatcaagattttatattgaatgttttatttttgttctgttttcaggttgagccatgcTGTTCACTCCCAAACAGAATATGCTTGCACACAGTCACCCAAGACTgtgcaaaatttggaaaaacttcACCAACTGGCAAAACAAATTTGGACTTGGTGCCAAAAAATCTGAAGAGGAAGGCTATTTATGCAGGGCTACAGGATCTGGTAGACCATCGTCAACATCAGCATAttccaagacgcaaaatgacttctctttgggagtgaacggCATGGCTCAACCTGTGAAAATCTGAGGTTATTTCAGcaagaattgccaaaatgaTTGGCCTGCGAAATGATGTCAGACTTTTTAGGACATTCTGTAGAAACACAGTAGTGCAAATGATAATTGGTGCAAAAGCAGAGATTTTACTCGTACGTTGCACAAATCTTCCATGAAGAGAGATTCTAGTGCAGTGCATGATTTATCTATACAAAAAGTTTGATCATTAAGTCAGCATAACTGTCAATATGAGCATTTTGATGCAAATCTGGATTTGTGAGTGGAAACAAATGACATCTGAGTAAAGTAACCAGATTAGAGGATTTAATGGCCTCGTGCAGACACGTAGATGTCACTCATTTCTCACCACTGTGGTCTTCTCTCTTGctcttgtctttgtgtgtgtgcagtccTTTGAAGCTGTTGAACAGGCACAATGAGGTGTGGTACGTAGCCGAGGGCGAGCCGGTTTGCACTGATCCACAGGAGCCGACCCCTGCACACACTCCCAGGCCGACTCCGACCGACTCACCCACAGACGCCCCGTCCGACCCCCTCCCTCACACACTCTCTGACTCACCCTCACTCGCCCCCTCAAACCAGTCCTCAAACACAACGTCCAACTCCTCTTCACAAATGCTCGCTGACTCGCCCGCCCTCCCGCCATCTAACCCTCCGCCCAGTCCTTCATCCGACCTGCCCGCTGAGGCCGCCTTCAGCCATCCCCCGACCTCCGCCCAGGCCCCTCTGGACTCGACCACCAACTCCTCCGACCCCGCCTCCGTGAGCCCGTCGTTGGAGCCGCAGGCCGACGCCGCCCAGTGGAACAGCACAGCCCAGAGCTCTGTGGACACAGCGGCCAACGGCAGCCCCAAGGTGGAGCCAGACGGCGctcattagcagcagccagatgtgATTTCAGCAGCTAATCCAAGTATATTAACATGGAGTCTAAATAGAAGGCAAACACTGGAGGAGGTGTGACGGAAAGATGGGTGAGTGTGTGACATAGATGGACACGCTGTTCTCTTCCTCCTTATCTCTCTATTCCTGTGTATTACACCTCCTTGTGGCACTTAGTGGTTAAATATATGTTCTATCACAGCTTTGCACCTGCAGCACCTCCTGTATCGCCCAGTACACTCCTTCCCACGTCGTCCCTCTGAGGTTATCAAACAGCTGCATCATAGAATTAAGTAAAATGTATGTATTAGTTAGACACTTAGTATTCCATGTTATGTGTTGATTCATGAAGCTAGCAGGGCAGAAGTGGGCGTCCTTCACCGTCAGCTAACTAACTGATGGGGCGTCAATGGACATCTGTGTGTATTCGATAAATAAAATGCCGGAAATCACCACAGCAGGCCATTATATCAGAGGACACTTGTCTTAATGTGTTCTAGCCATTCTTGTCAGTGGAGTTTAAAGCTGTAATTAGTGATTCCTGAGAGTTTCTGTCCAGTTATAACTTCCTACGAGCTTCATCAGTTACTTTCGTATGTGTGGCAACATATTGGTGAATCATTATAAAATCAGTGTGCATCTTCACTGGGATCTTTGTCGCAGTCTTAAGCCTAACTAATACTAAAATTTACTAAATAATACCACAGATATTATTAGCGTTATTTCTACCATGGATAAAAACCTTTATTACTAGTATTTATGCTCAAAAGTGCCTGCAAACTCTGGCCATATGCTTTGCAAAACttgttttcttcatattttagtttttttttctgggttttGTTGTGGATTTTTCTGGCCAGTTTAGTCAACCTTTGGATATTTACACAAAGAATATTAATAGCATACAGCATGCCTCGTCTAGTCAGACCTTCCCTTAACTTCTTCAGGTAAAAgttgagcaaaaaataaataaaagcaatgaaTGTTTTAGGATAATCAAATGATGAAGTCAGACCCACACAAGCTGATTCCAATCTGaggtgttaaaaaaataaataaagaaaaatttaCAGAAACTGATTTTTCGTTTCACTAACTTAGCCCAAAATGTTTTGTGAGTTAATTACATGGCCTCACGTAAAACATCAGTGGTGGAATGTAACAAAGTACATCTACTGAGGAACTGGACTTCACTGCAAATTTAATTTACTTGCACTTTCCTTATTTGATTTGTATACTTTTCCCCTTTAAAAGATCTCACCGGTAaatgttgtctgttttttttaaattacattgtGTAATATGATGCATTGCTGTGCGCTAAACTGCGTTAATGTATTAAAATGTACTTCACCTTAAACATCTACAGCGGTTAAATGCAGCATACACATGAATACAGCAGTAATATTAGCCCAAAAAACATCCTATACAACGGTAAAACACTGACTGGAACTATTTTTTGCAAGATAAGTTCTTTCAACTTGAATGCTTCACACACATTTGTCTGATAATCCTTAAACTTTTACTCATGTAAAGTTTTGAATGTAGGTCTTTGTGGTGGAGCATTTTCATAGTTTGGTGTTAACACTTAGACTTAAGGTTCTGACTGCTTTCTTCCACCACAGTTCAGTGCTCACACAAGTACACAACAGCAAGATCcaaatacatacacacgtggacaaaattgttggtacccctcagttaaagaaggaaaaacccacaattctcactgaaatcacttgaaactcacaaaagtaacaataaataaaaatttattgaaaattaaataatcaaaatcagccatcacttttgaattgttgattaacataattatttaaaaaaacaaactaatgaaacaggcctggacaaaaatgatggtacccataacttaatattttgttgcacaaccttttgaggcaatcactgcaattaaacgatttctgtatttgtcaatgagcgttctgcagctgtcaacaggtattttggcccactcctcatgagcaaacagctccagttgtctcaggtttgatgggtgtcttctccaaatggcatgtttcagctccttccacatatgttcaatgggattcagatctgggctcatagaaggccactttagaaaagtccaacgcttttctctcagccattcttgggtgtttttggctgtgtgttttggatcgttgtcctgttggaagacccatgacctgcgactgagaccaagctttctgacactaggcagcacatttctctccagaatgccttgatagtcttcagatttcatcgtaccttgcacactttcaagacaccctgtgccagatgcagcaaagcagccccaaaacattactgagcctcctccatgtttcaccgtagggacagtgttcttttcttcgtatgcttggtttttgagtctatgaacatagagttgatgtgccttaccaaaaagctccagtttggtctcatctgtccaaaggacattctcccagaagctttgtggcttgtcaacatgcatttttgcaaattccagtctggcttttttatgagtttttttcagcagtggtgtcctccttggtcgtctcccatgaagtccactttggctcaaacaacgacgaatggtgcgatctgacactgatgtaccttggccttggagttcacctttaatttctttggaggttgctctgggctctttggatacaattccaacgatccgtctcttcaatttgtcatcaattttcctcttgcggccacgtccagggaggttggctactgtcccgtgggtcttgaacttctgaataatatgagccactgttgtcacaggaacttcaagctgtttagagatggtcttatagcctttacctttaagatgtttgtctataattttttttcggatgtcctgggacaattctctccttcgctttctgttgtccatgttcagtgtggtacacaccttttcaccaaacagcagggtgactacttgtctccctttaaataggcagactgactgattatgagtttggaaacacctgtgatgtcaattaaatgacacacctgagttaatcatgtcactctggtcaaatagttttcaatcttttatagaggtaccatcatttttgtccaggcctgtttcattagtttgttttttttaataattatgttaatcaacaattcaaaagtaatggctgtttttgattatttaattttcaataaatttttatttattgttacttttgtgagtttcaagtgatttcagtgagaattgtgggtttttccttctttaactgaggggtaccaacaattttgtccacgtgtgtaagcaCAGACTCACCTCCTCCCTCAGCACGCTTTACCATTAAACCAGGTATCGGCATCTTTTCAATTACTTTTCTGCGTGAACTTTCCCAGTCCTCGTTCTTTTGTGCGTCTCCACAATAATCTAAATTTGCCTGTGGAGTTTTTGACCACAATGTTGAGATGAGCAGgtttttgctttctttgtaTCTGGTGTTTTACCAGAAGATGTGCAGTCTATAAATAGGATGAGGTCAGGGGTTACATGATGCATGATATTTAAACTGAATGCAGAAAGCAGTAAGAGCTGGTGGCAGTAATGTGCTGCAGAAGgtaaaatgtgctaaaaaaGAAGAGGACAAACGCTACAAGTTTATGTAAACGCCTCAGACAACAAAACCTTTCAAAAGGCTTACCTGGCGGTTTAAGGAGTAGGAAATAGATGCTTTCAGCCCTTAAGGATGTtggttgtttctgtgtttgttacCAAAGGAAATCTTACAGTACACCTTTACTCTGATGGAGAAAATAAGGCCCTAACTCCATTCTGTCCtgtgaaatttgtcctaaaacTTTCGTATTTATACCCAGAAACTCTGTCCACAACAATTCTTCTTGGTCTTACTTTTTTGCAGCCACGCAGCATTTTAAGTAATTGTGGTAAGGCTGCACCAAAGATCTCAAAAAAATCATGCCTGATCAAACCAATGCAATAAGAGTTATGTATGTGAATAAATACCATTCGCTGTCGATGCATCTCTGAGCTACATACTGTATGTTCTGAGGAGggtgcaataaaaaaagaaaactcttgATGGACTCGTTCTGTTATTGACGGATTTGAGCTTCAACCAAAAGAATCATTTACTCTTTCTAATGTGCTTGCTTTGTCTGTTTTACCCTGAAGTTTAGGGTTTGAAAATTCCAGCCGTCGGGTGGTAGAATCAAAGAAAACACCAGCAGACTCCTCGAGTTCCTCTTCAGACCGGACTCTGCCCAGACTCATGAGGTGACCGTGCTGCTGGTGATGGTTCGCTCCACTTTCAGCACCTGCTTGAGGCAGCTTGTGTAAAATATCAGTGTTGTGGTTTGATCCACAAGATTAATGAGTATTGAAGGGATATGTGAAATGTAAAGGCATACGTCACTATCAGTGGTGTTCAAACGTTCACTGTAGAGGTCCCTGAATGCGGCATGGGCAGCTGCACATGTCCCACCTACAAACCAGATCCCAGTGTTGAAACTGAGCTCCTAATGATGTGTCTGACCCGTCTATGGACCTCCGCTGGACCAAAGGCTGTCTGCTGGCTGAGAATTGCTGCTTACAGGTCAGGTCTTACATTATTTCATGAATGTCCGACAGCTGTTGTCGCGTCTTATTACCACACACTCGCAGGCGGTTGATCAGATTGATTAAAATCACTACTGCACTGTATGTCTGCTAGATGTGCTCAATGTAAAGCCTGAAAGGAGtccaaattttaaattttacgcAAGTAAGGGGGAAATTCATCATGAGTCTTGctcactgaaacaaaaaaagctgcagTGGGAGGCTTGAATATCTGTCATTCctggaattatttttttttaagtattcaTGTCCTATAAATTCTGACACACCCTCAGCTGTACAGAAAAAGGTAGAAAGGTGATGTCGCGTTTCCTTACAATGCATCCTGAGCTAAACTCCTGAATGTCCTCCCATTTCTGCCAGCTTTTAAAAACTGGACAGAGGAACCCAAAGATAGTTTCACTTCTTTTCAGCTGTTTAAGGGTTCCTTGGTCCTAAAGTAGATGTTCAgagatttgttttgttgtcctGAGGCCAGTGAGAGAGCAGACTGtgtgtaaaaaatgtgaaaaaaaaaaaacaggagacacagacagaaagagctCGATCAGTGGAGTTTAATCCAGTTTGTTATTTCATACATGTATGCTGGTTTGAAAAGGTTTAACACTGTGCACTCTACCAGTAGTGGGGATGAGCATCGATAGCATCAAATCTGAATTCCACCTAAATCCTTGGATATTCTTgattggatatttttaggttgtttaaccctcctgttgtcctcatttacgggcaccaaaaaatattgtttcctcgtctgaaaaaaaatcagaaattcagcaaaaaaattccccaaattcatgaaaatttgcaaaaccttcaggaagaaaattccaataattccttaaaagtttcccataaaagttttatttaaaaaaaaatcccccacatttggcaagaaaattcttgtaaatattttcaaaaaaagagtgaaaatcttccaaaaaaaatcctaaaaatatctaaagtgattacacacacacacacacacacacacacacacacacacacacacacacacacacacacacacacacacacacacacacacacatatatatctcagtaaaacttctaatattttctttaggaacattcacataaatcaaccaaatctagcaaaattcgctggattttggttgatttttttttgtgaatgttcttaagaaacatttttaaaatttcttttttccaccaaaacgttctcaaagatttcccaaaaatgttgaaaatgtggatatcaTAAGTTTCACCatgaaattttttatttttattttactttttgccacattttcaaactttaaaccgggtcagttttgactcgcaggacaacacgagggttaatggtGAAGAAAGATGTGTTGTTTTGACTCTGTGACATTCATTAACCCTGTCATGATTTATTTAGCTGCAAGAGAAAACAATGTTTCTTCAACACTGGTTTACATTtaataaaacaagcaaacaaaaatcatGAATAATCTAAAGGCAAAATCACTGTTGCCCTGCTGCACGTCACAGAATCTGATGGGTTTCTGATGACAGACTGCACTTGAACTTCTCAGGTtgtgaaaatgtcagaagtTGTTACTTTAACATGAGGGATGGCACATAAACATTGATGCAGGGGtgccctcctgctgctgctgctgctgctgcattttgCAGTAGCTTCTTTGCTTTTGAACATTTCAGTTAAGGTGGTCCGCCATGCTCAGTCATGTCAGCCATTTCCCCTGAGTTATTTGTTCATATATGCCAccgatttttattaatttttttctgtgcaactATAGTGTCAGAGGAAAAATAAGTGAAAGATTCTTTCATATCAGAGCCTGGAACTGTGTAAAAAACAGAACCAGCCATCGGTACCCATCCCCACCAGAGAGCACAACAGTCCAGGAACTTCTAAATGTGATCTGGGTATGACGCACGTCAccctcagtctgctgctgtttcGGTGTataaaagttgttttgattgGCATCTAATGCTCACATACCATCGACATAGTTTCATCAAACCacaagttttcactgtgatattattttgaaataagCTTATACCACGTACAGTAAATAACCCTTCATGCTGTGGTGATCATCTCTGAAAACCACCGACACATCGACAGACGTCCAAAAAAACAGGTTCCCCTCTGCATCACAAAGTTATGGCTGTCTTTCATTTTGCAGAACAAATGTGCTTTAATCCACCCATTCTACAGTAACTGGTAGAATTAACGTCGTACAAAATAAAAAGTCCTGTCAGTCACTCTGACACGAAGgcattttctctgttgtttggCTTTATGTATAAAACTGATATTTTACGGAAGGACTTCAGTCCACAGAACCAGGGAGGGATCAGACTGGAATCGTAGGTTTCCTGTTTTTCAATAAACAACTTaatattgttttctttcaaaagaaaaagtttgtACTTCAAACAATGAAAGCATACGTAATGAGACTTTTTAAAAGTAACTCTTCCATGTGGAATTTACATTTCATAAAACCTTCCTCTGTATGTTCTCTGAAAGTTGTGCTGTTGACGTTTTCATGCACATAAGGGGAGTAGAAAtatttgtctaatattttgtgtttctattaAAATCTGAGGGCAATAGAGGTAAGTTGTACTGATGCACACACGTGCCTCAAGGCCTAATTGTGTACACATAAAtaactgcttttgtgtttgaCTACAGTTCTAGTGTTTTCTTTAATCGCCGTGATGTTGTGCTCTGGTCCTCACTTGGAAATGACGGCTTTCTTAGTAATACTCGctctcctgcttcctcctcctc encodes:
- the soul5l gene encoding uncharacterized protein soul5l, with the translated sequence MAFIFVLTFLALVVSAEGSVGRSSNTSFCTESKECLEYELVCKTDEYEVRHYSPTRWLSTDAEAYFMGVGAAMAFRRLFQYITGANEAGVQMEMTAPVLVKIPEETKMWEPAIYTLNFPLPAAYQDKPPAPTNDKLYFTEMPEMDVYVRSYGGWMLSVTSRLHAHLLTKELERVRAPYNHSYHYGVGYDSPLKLLNRHNEVWYVAEGEPVCTDPQEPTPAHTPRPTPTDSPTDAPSDPLPHTLSDSPSLAPSNQSSNTTSNSSSQMLADSPALPPSNPPPSPSSDLPAEAAFSHPPTSAQAPLDSTTNSSDPASVSPSLEPQADAAQWNSTAQSSVDTAANGSPKVEPDGAH